The Zavarzinia compransoris genome has a segment encoding these proteins:
- a CDS encoding oxygenase MpaB family protein, whose protein sequence is MNDTLPTQHGANLPAGRRAVRLLRLLTPRDPRPSEREWRRIGVAMTAGDPPADALIAWMVGLGMGPARALFERALDQGIDAVPDAPEPLRRFFAAAEAPPPWLDRARLERGGEICRLVGNASADVLRDGALMGGYQAAGLNRVLVITGALEKGAGKRLAETSQWWLACTEAGGMDRFGEGFKQSLRVRMVHALVRRHVSRHPAWDAARDGVPVAQMGMAATQLAFSALFLIGIRTLGYLVSRAEGDAVMHLMRYAGWLMGIDEDLLPDDEGTGRTLLYQMGLSLTDPDAAGARLAQALADEPLGRPYPRFARLRRFYARERNLSLNRFFMGAAGMKALGLPWRPLPWFPMIAFPVNTVRFLWGTRSAAARTRMAERGRKAQHRWVDELVGRSRHEIGGAIRHITEAAP, encoded by the coding sequence GTGAACGACACCCTGCCGACGCAACATGGCGCCAACCTGCCGGCCGGGCGCCGGGCGGTGCGCCTGCTTCGCCTGCTCACCCCCCGCGACCCGCGCCCCAGCGAACGCGAATGGCGCCGGATCGGCGTCGCCATGACCGCGGGCGATCCCCCGGCCGATGCCCTGATCGCCTGGATGGTCGGCCTCGGCATGGGGCCCGCCCGCGCCCTGTTCGAGCGGGCGCTGGACCAGGGCATCGACGCCGTTCCCGACGCCCCCGAACCCTTGCGCCGCTTCTTCGCCGCCGCCGAGGCACCGCCGCCCTGGCTGGACCGGGCGCGGCTGGAGCGCGGCGGCGAAATCTGCCGCCTGGTCGGCAATGCCTCCGCCGACGTGCTGCGCGACGGGGCGCTGATGGGCGGCTATCAGGCGGCGGGGCTGAATCGGGTGCTGGTGATCACCGGGGCCCTGGAGAAAGGCGCCGGCAAGCGCCTGGCCGAGACCAGCCAATGGTGGCTGGCCTGTACCGAGGCCGGCGGCATGGACCGGTTCGGCGAAGGCTTCAAGCAGAGCCTGCGGGTGCGCATGGTCCACGCCCTGGTGCGCCGGCATGTGAGCCGTCACCCGGCCTGGGATGCGGCGCGCGACGGCGTGCCCGTCGCCCAGATGGGCATGGCGGCGACCCAGCTGGCCTTTTCCGCCCTGTTCCTGATCGGCATCCGCACCCTCGGCTATCTCGTCTCGCGCGCGGAGGGCGATGCCGTCATGCACCTGATGCGCTATGCCGGCTGGCTGATGGGGATCGACGAGGACCTGCTGCCGGACGACGAGGGGACGGGCCGCACCCTGCTCTACCAGATGGGCCTGTCGCTGACCGATCCGGATGCGGCGGGCGCCCGCCTGGCCCAGGCCCTGGCGGACGAACCGCTGGGCCGGCCCTATCCCCGTTTCGCCCGGCTGCGCCGTTTCTACGCGCGCGAGCGCAACCTCTCGCTCAACCGCTTCTTCATGGGCGCGGCGGGGATGAAGGCGCTGGGCCTGCCCTGGCGCCCCCTGCCGTGGTTCCCGATGATTGCATTCCCGGTGAATACAGTCCGTTTCCTGTGGGGGACAAGAAGTGCCGCGGCGCGCACGCGCATGGCGGAACGGGGCCGAAAGGCGCAGCATCGCTGGGTCGACGAGTTGGTCGGGCGCAGCCGGCACGAGATCGGCGGTGCGATCCGCCACATTACCGAGGCCGCCCCCTAG
- a CDS encoding spirocyclase AveC family protein, giving the protein MIAAARARPILWWALLGLSFVALQAYIFGSWIGSADFRAADPGPDALTPLGRITMWGLAFSFVPLGALAGLWVLATILRGRDLSTVQIVMIGCGLCLWQDATVNLVRPVALYNTHYPNMGTWAAHIPWWLSPNGSGNAQPLTFQSALYFVMVPVWVYTAYGVMTAAKRLWPALVGPHLVLIAVAFITIAQTGAEVAMVRGEIFAYGGTIHALTVFPGTRWQFPVYGAFLWALGTVALGCLLYWRAGDGRTLVEAGLERVKAGVTGRNILRALAMTGAANLAILLYYLGFMVVSLYSDPWPTDFPSYFRNGICGEGTGYACPAPDLPIPTRTVPPNAN; this is encoded by the coding sequence ATGATCGCCGCCGCCCGCGCCCGGCCCATCCTGTGGTGGGCCCTGCTCGGCCTGAGCTTCGTCGCGCTTCAGGCCTATATCTTCGGCAGTTGGATCGGCTCGGCCGATTTCCGTGCTGCCGACCCGGGGCCGGACGCGCTGACGCCGCTCGGCCGCATCACCATGTGGGGCCTCGCTTTCAGCTTCGTGCCCCTGGGCGCGCTGGCTGGTCTCTGGGTGCTGGCGACGATCCTGCGCGGGCGGGATCTGTCCACCGTGCAGATCGTGATGATCGGCTGCGGGCTGTGCCTGTGGCAGGATGCGACGGTCAACCTGGTCCGGCCGGTCGCCCTCTACAATACCCATTACCCCAACATGGGCACCTGGGCGGCGCATATCCCCTGGTGGCTGAGCCCGAACGGCAGCGGCAATGCCCAGCCCCTGACCTTCCAGTCGGCGCTCTACTTCGTCATGGTGCCGGTCTGGGTCTATACCGCCTATGGCGTGATGACGGCGGCGAAGCGCCTGTGGCCGGCCCTGGTCGGGCCCCATCTGGTGCTGATCGCCGTCGCCTTCATCACCATCGCCCAGACCGGGGCCGAGGTCGCCATGGTGCGGGGCGAGATCTTCGCCTATGGCGGCACCATCCATGCCCTGACCGTCTTCCCCGGCACGCGCTGGCAATTCCCGGTCTATGGCGCCTTCCTCTGGGCGCTGGGCACCGTCGCCCTCGGTTGCCTGCTCTACTGGCGGGCGGGGGACGGCCGGACCCTGGTCGAGGCCGGGCTGGAACGGGTCAAGGCCGGCGTCACCGGGCGGAACATCCTGCGCGCCCTGGCCATGACCGGCGCCGCCAATCTGGCCATATTGCTCTATTACCTGGGGTTCATGGTCGTCTCGCTCTATTCCGATCCCTGGCCGACGGATTTCCCCAGCTACTTCCGCAACGGCATCTGCGGCGAAGGAACAGGCTATGCCTGCCCGGCCCCCGACCTGCCGATCCCGACCCGCACCGTGCCCCCGAATGCGAATTGA